In Paenibacillus sonchi, a single genomic region encodes these proteins:
- a CDS encoding rhamnogalacturonan acetylesterase, with protein sequence MPTLYIAGDSTAAQKGGGEKPMAGWGEFLQEHFSPKIAVDNRAVNGRSTRSFLAEGRLEDIGKDFRCGDYLLIQFGHNDQKVEDPARYTDPAAEYRRNLLTFIEFARSRGGYPVLLTSVSRRRFTAGGEPDPLAVGLYPEAVRETAAQTGTPLLDIFASSQQLYRELGVDGSRQLFMHLPAGGHPNYPQGITDDTHFCKQGAARVAELVVEAIPQSAELAALHAHLREPGFRAAESLPAT encoded by the coding sequence ATGCCTACGCTGTATATTGCCGGTGACTCCACCGCTGCCCAGAAAGGCGGAGGCGAAAAGCCGATGGCCGGCTGGGGTGAATTCCTTCAGGAGCATTTCAGCCCTAAGATTGCCGTAGACAACCGGGCGGTTAACGGTCGCAGCACCCGCTCCTTCCTGGCGGAAGGACGGCTTGAAGATATCGGCAAGGACTTCCGGTGCGGCGACTACCTGCTGATCCAGTTTGGACACAATGACCAGAAGGTAGAGGACCCAGCCCGTTATACCGACCCCGCTGCGGAGTACCGCCGGAATCTGCTCACGTTCATCGAATTCGCCCGCAGCCGCGGCGGATACCCTGTTCTGCTGACTTCGGTCAGCCGCCGCCGGTTCACTGCAGGCGGCGAACCTGACCCGCTCGCGGTCGGGCTGTACCCGGAAGCGGTGCGCGAGACCGCAGCGCAGACCGGCACGCCGCTGCTTGATATTTTTGCCTCCTCCCAGCAGTTGTACCGCGAGCTGGGAGTAGACGGCTCGCGGCAGCTGTTCATGCATCTGCCCGCAGGCGGGCATCCCAATTATCCGCAGGGCATCACGGATGACACGCATTTCTGCAAACAAGGCGCCGCCCGCGTGGCTGAACTGGTCGTGGAGGCGATCCCGCAGTCGGCAGAGCTGGCTGCCCTGCATGCACACTTGCGGGAGCCAGGGTTTAGAGCCGCAGAGAGCCTGCCGGCAACATAG